CGGCGCCAGCCTGACCGGCGCCTATAAGTTCGTGATCCACTGCGAGCCGAAGCGCGTGGTAATGGAGGTGGAAAACCACCTGTGCGCGCGCAAAGATATTCGTCAGCTCGGCATCACGCCGATGACCAGCATGTTCAGCTGCGGCAACAGCGAACGCCGCATGTGTAATACCTATCACCCGCAGATCCACGATTCCGATCGACTGGCGATGTGGTCCGGCAAAGGCGAGTGGATCGCCCGTCCGCTGAACAACCCGCGCAAGCTACAGTTCAACGCCTACGAGGATGAAAACCCGCGCGGTTTCGGCCTGCTGCAGTTGAATCACGATTTTGAAGATTATCAGGATGTGATCGGCTGGTATGACAAACGCCCCAGCCTGTGGGTGGAGCCGGTCGGCAAATGGGGTAAAGGCGCCATCAACCTGATGGAGATCCCAACCACCGGTGAAACGCTGGATAACGTGGTCTGCTTCTGGCAGCCGGCCCAGCCGATTAAGGCGGGCAGCGAGCTGGCATTCCAGTACAAGCTTTACTGGAGCGGCCTGCCGCCGGTACAGAGCGACCTGGCGCGCGTGGAGGCGACCCGTTCCGGTATCGGCGGTTTCCCGGAAGGCTGGGCGCCCGGCGAACATTTCCCGGATGTCTGGTGCCGCCGCTTCGCCGTGGACTTTGTCGGAGGCGACCTGAAAAACGCCGCCGCGAAGGGTATCGAGCCTGTGATTACCGTTTCGGCGGGCACCATCAAGCAGGTAGAGATCCTGTATGTCGAGCCGCTGAACGGCTATCGCATTCTGTTTGACTGGTACCCCACCAGCGAGGCTGCCGATCCGGTGGATATGCGTCTGTTCCTGCGCACCAAAGAGGAGACGCTGAGCGAGACCTGGCTCTATCAATATTTCCCGCCGCCGCCGGACCAGCGGAAGTACGTTGACGATCGTCAAATGACGGTCGGCTAACCTGAGCGGCGAGGGAAACCTCGCCGTTTCTGTTTCTGCCGCGCGCTTCGCCGGCTCTTCTGAGCGCAACGGCGCAATGGCTCTTATACTGAATGATCGGTATTCATTATATTGAAAAAAGTGAGGGAAAGATGAGTGAGAAAAAACAGTTTGTCACGCTGGTCGGCAGCCTGCGCCAGGGCTCTTTTAACGCGGCGGTAGCGCATACGCTGCCGGAACTGGCGCCGGAAGGGGTAACCATCAGCCACTTAGGCTCGCCGGGCGATTTTCCTCACTATAATGCCGATCTGCAGGAGGCGGGTTTTCCGGCACCGGTGCTGGCGATGGCCGAGGCGATAGCCCGGGCCGACGGGGTGATTATCGTCACGCCAGAATATAACTACTCGGTGCCCGGCGTGCTGAAAAACGCCCTCGACTGGCTATCGCGCGTCTCGCCCAATCCTTTCGCCGCGAAACCGGTGCTGATCCAGAGCGCTTCGCCGGGCAATATCGGCGGCGCGCGCGCCCAGTATCATCTGCGTCAAATCCTGGTCTTTTTTGATGCGCGCGTGATGAATAAGCCAGAAGCGATGATCGGCCAGGTTACCGATAAGGTAAAAGATGGCGTGCTGGTGGATGACGCGACCCGCACCTTCCTCAGCAAGCAGCTGCAGGCGTTCGCGGATTTCAGCCGCTAAGACGCGCGGAGCGTTACGGCTCCGCGTCCGGCGTGCCGGGGCTGACCATCGTAATATGGGGAATATTATCCTCCAGGTAGATGTCGCCCACCGGGGTAAAGCCCATACGCATATAAAAAGCCTGCAGGTGCGCCTGCGCGGACAGCGCCAGCTGACGACCGGGCCAGTGCTGCTGGCAGCTAAGCAGCACCTGCTCCATTAAGCGATAGCCCAGGCGCAGCCCGCGCGCTTCGCTGGCGACGATCACGCGGCCGATGGTAACCGGAGCGCGTTCATCCGCCGGCGTCAGCAGCCGCGCGCAGGCCAGCAACCTCCCCTCTCCGATGGCGAAGATATGGCGGTTGTCGCGCGTCAAATCTTCTCCGTCGATATCTTCGTAAGGGCACTGCTGTTCAACAATAAAGACCCTGTTGCGCAGCGCCAGGATCGCATACAGCTGATGAATGTTTACTTCGCTGTGGTGCAGATCGTACCAGGTTAAATCCATTCTCTTCACTCCTGAAAAGGTTTCCCGGGCATCCGGTCGGTAGCGGTTTTATACCATTGCGGAGGGCAATAAAAACAGCGCCGGCGCGCCCGTTTTGCCTCTTCGCCAGCAGAAATGGTCGGGCCGCGGCCAAAAAAAAGCCCTGTATCGCTACAGGGCTTATTACTTATCACGCAGATTACATCAGCGGCTGCGCCAGCTGCACCAGACTGATCAGCGGCTGCGGATAGACACCCAGCAGCAGCACCAGAATGGCGGAGATCAGCACTACCACGCCGCCGGCGGTAAACGCCCAGTTAGCCGGCGTATCACGGGTATGCAGCTCCGGCGGGCTGAGGTAGAGGCTGACAGTGACGCGCAGGTAGTAGTAGAGGCCGATGGCGCTGCCTAATACCACCGCGCCGGTCAGCCACCACAGCGAGGCGTTAACGCCCAGCGCGATCACGTAGAACTTGCCGATAAAGCCCAGCGTCATCGGAATACCCGCCAGCGACAGCATCATCACCGTCATCACCGCTGACAGCACCGGACGATGCCAGAACAGGCCGCGATAGGAGTAGAGCGAATCGGCGTCCGGCCCGCGATAAGGGCTGGACATCAGGCTCACCACGCCAAAGGCGCCAATGCTGCTGAACAGGTAACCCGCCAGGTAGACGCCGGCGGTTTCCAGCGACATCTGATGCGACTGCACCGCAATCAGCGCCACCATCAGATAGCCGAGGTGGGAGATAGAGGAGTAGCCCAGCAGACGCTTGATGTTGCTCTGGCTGATCGCCAGCAGGTTACCAAACAGGATGGAGACCACGGCGATAATCGCCAGCACGTTACGCACCGCTTCGCTGTCGGTGGCCGGCGCGTACATAAACAGACGCATCAGCGCGCCGAAAATGGCGATTTTGCTTGCGGTCGCCAGGAAGGTGGATACCGGAGCAGGCGCGCCCTGATACACATCCGGCGTCCAGAGGTGGAACGGCACCAGCGACAGCTTGAAGCCCAGGCCGATGATCATCATTCCCAGCCCTACCAGCAGCAGCGGCTGATGCAGCATGCTATCGGTCAGGCTTTTGCCCAGCTCAACAAAGCTCAGGCTGCCGGAATCGGCATAGACCAGCGCGATGCCGAACAGCAGGAATGAAGAGGCGGCCGCCGACAGAATG
This DNA window, taken from Mixta gaviniae, encodes the following:
- a CDS encoding NADPH-dependent FMN reductase; translated protein: MSEKKQFVTLVGSLRQGSFNAAVAHTLPELAPEGVTISHLGSPGDFPHYNADLQEAGFPAPVLAMAEAIARADGVIIVTPEYNYSVPGVLKNALDWLSRVSPNPFAAKPVLIQSASPGNIGGARAQYHLRQILVFFDARVMNKPEAMIGQVTDKVKDGVLVDDATRTFLSKQLQAFADFSR
- a CDS encoding GNAT family N-acetyltransferase, which translates into the protein MDLTWYDLHHSEVNIHQLYAILALRNRVFIVEQQCPYEDIDGEDLTRDNRHIFAIGEGRLLACARLLTPADERAPVTIGRVIVASEARGLRLGYRLMEQVLLSCQQHWPGRQLALSAQAHLQAFYMRMGFTPVGDIYLEDNIPHITMVSPGTPDAEP
- the nuoN gene encoding NADH-quinone oxidoreductase subunit NuoN, whose protein sequence is MTITPQQLIALLPLLIVGLTVVVVMLSIAWRRNHFVNATLTVIGLNLALLSLWFVGQAGPMDVTPLLRVDGFSMFYTGLVMLASLATCTFAYPWLQGFSDNRDEFYLLVLIAALGGVVLASANHMASLFIGVELLSLPLFGLIGYAFRQKRSLEAALKYTILSAAASSFLLFGIALVYADSGSLSFVELGKSLTDSMLHQPLLLVGLGMMIIGLGFKLSLVPFHLWTPDVYQGAPAPVSTFLATASKIAIFGALMRLFMYAPATDSEAVRNVLAIIAVVSILFGNLLAISQSNIKRLLGYSSISHLGYLMVALIAVQSHQMSLETAGVYLAGYLFSSIGAFGVVSLMSSPYRGPDADSLYSYRGLFWHRPVLSAVMTVMMLSLAGIPMTLGFIGKFYVIALGVNASLWWLTGAVVLGSAIGLYYYLRVTVSLYLSPPELHTRDTPANWAFTAGGVVVLISAILVLLLGVYPQPLISLVQLAQPLM
- a CDS encoding glucan biosynthesis protein D, with the translated sequence MNRRMFMKTSMAFAAVSGMSGLSTLFAQSAWAEDGIADGTATRFDFEVLKKKAAEMAQKPWGGAPGPLPDTLATMTPQAYNEIQYDANHSLWNGIDNRQLDVQFFHVGMGFKRRIRMFSVDTDSREAREIHFRPELFNYQNTNIDSKQLEGKTDLGFAGFRAFKKPELARRDIVSFLGASYFRAVDDTYQYGLSARGVAVNTFSNGQEEFPDFVAFWFETPKADDTTFTVYALLDGASLTGAYKFVIHCEPKRVVMEVENHLCARKDIRQLGITPMTSMFSCGNSERRMCNTYHPQIHDSDRLAMWSGKGEWIARPLNNPRKLQFNAYEDENPRGFGLLQLNHDFEDYQDVIGWYDKRPSLWVEPVGKWGKGAINLMEIPTTGETLDNVVCFWQPAQPIKAGSELAFQYKLYWSGLPPVQSDLARVEATRSGIGGFPEGWAPGEHFPDVWCRRFAVDFVGGDLKNAAAKGIEPVITVSAGTIKQVEILYVEPLNGYRILFDWYPTSEAADPVDMRLFLRTKEETLSETWLYQYFPPPPDQRKYVDDRQMTVG